CGTGGCTGTATAACGGGTTTTATCCACCCCATCCATCTTGTTGGGAAAAAGAAAAACTCGGCTGGCTTACACCTGTTGAAATCTCGTCAGGTACAAAAGAATTTACAACATACCCGTTTGAGACAAACCCAGACACCGTGTATAAACTGAACTCAGCCGATTCAGAAGAAGGAACCGAGTATTTTCTTGTCTGTCATACCTCAAAAACCGCATATTCACCGAAGACACCTGGTGACGGGCTTCTTATCTGGCATATTGATGAAGGCACAATTGACGGTGTTTCATTTGAGCAGCGGAAACTGAATAATGCATTGAACAACTATTCGCACAGAACTGTGGATGTAGAGGAAGCGGATTACTCAGACCCGTCACTAAATCTCGGTGATGCAACAGACCTCTGGCCAGGCGAGCGTCAAAGTTTTACTCCACCATATTCAGACAAATACAACAATCAGCCGAGTATGGTCAATGTCTTGAACATCTCAAATTATGTGCAATTTTCATCGTTTACCGTCTCGTATAAACCATTTATTAGCGGCTATGTAAGAAACAGCGCAGGCAATGCAATGTCTGATGTAGTTGTCTATCTGTCGTCTGTAACCCCCCCCAATTCTTACACGGAAACACGAACTGATACTTCTGGCTATTATGTTTTTACCGACTTATCAGATGCAACTTATACAATAACACCTGCTAAAGCCGACTATAATTTTTTACCAGCAAGTTTAACCGTTACAATTTCGGGCTACTATTCTAACAACAACAATTTCACAGGAATCGCAGCAGTCAGTTATGCTGATTTAACAAATAAGCCGAACAACATCAAGCCCGTGAATAATTTATTTGTGCCCGGTGCTGAAAAGACAACCATCTATTACAAAACTGCACAAGATGGGCATACCATAATCAACATTTATACGCTGGATGGTCGGCTGGTAAAAAAACTGGTAGACGAGTATATCCCTGCAGGTATTAATTCTGTTGACTGGGAAGGTCGGAATGATGAGAATTCAGCAGTTGCCTCCGGTATTTATTTAGTCCATATTTCAGCGCCCGGCTATAAAGCAACAAAAAAAATATGTGTAATCCGATAAGAAAAGTGATTAAGTGGTTAGTGAACTTCAAGTGGTTAAGTGGCTATGTGGTTAGGTGGTTTGTATTTACTATTCACTTATTCACTTATTCACTTATTCACTTGCTTTTAATAACTTATTCACTTAATCACTTAATCACCTGTCTTTACAGCAAAGGTACTGGCACAACTGCGGGTGTAACATTATTATCGGCAAACGGTGTAAGGCAGACAGCACTTGGTGGCAGTGGGACATCGTTATCAGGCGATGTGTATGCAATATTCTACAATCCTGCGTTGCTGCCTGATATTCCACAGAAACAACTTGCATCATCATTTGCATTGGGCTTGACAGACGATTCTCAAG
The Elusimicrobiota bacterium genome window above contains:
- a CDS encoding M6 family metalloprotease domain-containing protein; this encodes MRKIICFVFHFYCTLVQGISGLRSYLPQLKLCRKICSVPFLISIFLSSHLAIYLFAVPHINGKNPGPKEYVRPLPQKRIERTITTTGTRKIAVILVNFASAGSNTSGSETMTSSDITGFNTTFGYLKNFYKEASYEKLNLDITFFYNGGSTSTLTGTETPFTLSTPMSTYGADTESSLGQLVIDALNICGQVSIYNFDGVMVAHAGYGNESTSDGANDGNIWSCYIGPFTNTFGFEEGTIVPAREKSDNLGSPVSPIGVTCHEFGHQLGLWDLYSTGVSGGATQVGVWSIMDYGPWLYNGFYPPHPSCWEKEKLGWLTPVEISSGTKEFTTYPFETNPDTVYKLNSADSEEGTEYFLVCHTSKTAYSPKTPGDGLLIWHIDEGTIDGVSFEQRKLNNALNNYSHRTVDVEEADYSDPSLNLGDATDLWPGERQSFTPPYSDKYNNQPSMVNVLNISNYVQFSSFTVSYKPFISGYVRNSAGNAMSDVVVYLSSVTPPNSYTETRTDTSGYYVFTDLSDATYTITPAKADYNFLPASLTVTISGYYSNNNNFTGIAAVSYADLTNKPNNIKPVNNLFVPGAEKTTIYYKTAQDGHTIINIYTLDGRLVKKLVDEYIPAGINSVDWEGRNDENSAVASGIYLVHISAPGYKATKKICVIR